The bacterium genome includes a region encoding these proteins:
- a CDS encoding class I SAM-dependent DNA methyltransferase, with amino-acid sequence MALDVKALENWLWEAACSIRGPVDAPKFKDYILPLVFLKRLSDVFEDELNRLAEEFGGRAAAERIVESEREQGTIAQGRGSVRFYIPEKARWEAIRTHGQAGLGQFLTDAVRAVAQDNPRLQGVIDIVDFNATAAGQRIVSDEYLALLVNALSRHRLGLYDVEPDILGRAYEYLLRKFSEGQGQSAGEFYTPREVAILMAHILEPEPGMTVYDPACGSGGLLIKCHLRLLETHGEEQNGRRRLPPKHAPLRLYGQEINPTTFAMARMNAVIHDMEADIRLGDTMRNPAFKDKAGRLERFDLVVANPMWNQNFPTEIYENDPYERFSFGVPPSSSADWGWLQHMLASLKDQGRMAVVLDTGAVSRGSGNQGSNRERDIRKAFVERDLIEAVVLLPENLFYNTTAPGIILVINRKKKHPGQIMLINASKLFAKGRPKNYLAEEHIKKIAGLYHEWKAEEGLSAIITNEEAARNDYNLSPSRYVVTNDKEEVLPLEEAVVLLREAEEERAQADAQLKEVLRVLGLGGLNAKDS; translated from the coding sequence ATGGCCCTTGACGTTAAAGCCCTTGAAAACTGGCTATGGGAGGCGGCCTGTTCCATTCGCGGGCCGGTTGACGCCCCAAAATTCAAAGATTACATCCTCCCGCTTGTCTTCCTGAAGCGACTTTCAGACGTTTTTGAGGACGAACTTAACCGACTTGCTGAAGAATTTGGTGGCCGAGCAGCAGCAGAACGAATAGTAGAAAGTGAACGCGAACAGGGCACAATTGCACAAGGACGTGGCTCTGTGCGCTTTTACATTCCCGAAAAGGCACGCTGGGAAGCCATCCGCACTCACGGGCAAGCAGGACTCGGGCAATTTCTCACCGACGCTGTGAGGGCTGTGGCTCAGGATAACCCGCGTCTTCAGGGCGTCATTGACATCGTGGACTTCAACGCCACAGCTGCCGGACAGCGCATTGTATCCGATGAGTATCTGGCCCTTTTGGTTAATGCACTTTCGCGTCATAGGCTGGGGCTTTACGATGTAGAACCGGACATCCTTGGACGAGCCTATGAATACTTACTGCGTAAGTTCTCGGAGGGACAGGGGCAGAGCGCTGGAGAGTTCTATACTCCGCGGGAGGTAGCCATCCTTATGGCCCACATTCTGGAGCCCGAGCCCGGCATGACAGTTTACGATCCTGCCTGCGGATCAGGAGGCTTGCTCATAAAGTGTCATCTACGCCTTCTGGAAACGCACGGGGAGGAGCAAAACGGCCGACGTCGTCTACCGCCGAAACACGCACCCCTTCGCCTCTATGGCCAGGAGATCAACCCCACCACCTTTGCCATGGCCCGAATGAACGCGGTCATCCACGACATGGAGGCCGATATCCGCTTAGGTGATACCATGCGCAACCCTGCCTTCAAGGACAAGGCAGGCAGGCTGGAGCGTTTTGATCTGGTAGTAGCCAATCCCATGTGGAACCAGAACTTCCCCACCGAGATTTATGAAAACGACCCTTACGAGCGCTTCTCTTTCGGCGTTCCGCCATCCTCCAGCGCCGACTGGGGCTGGCTTCAGCACATGCTCGCCTCCCTCAAAGATCAGGGCCGTATGGCGGTAGTACTGGATACAGGTGCGGTTTCACGGGGGAGCGGCAACCAGGGCTCAAACCGCGAGCGCGACATCCGCAAGGCTTTTGTGGAGCGCGACCTCATCGAAGCTGTGGTGTTACTTCCCGAGAACCTGTTTTACAACACCACCGCACCCGGCATCATTCTGGTAATCAACAGAAAGAAGAAGCATCCAGGCCAGATCATGCTCATCAACGCCTCCAAACTCTTCGCCAAAGGCCGGCCCAAGAACTACCTGGCCGAGGAGCACATCAAAAAGATCGCCGGCCTCTATCACGAGTGGAAAGCCGAGGAAGGCCTTTCTGCCATCATCACCAACGAAGAGGCGGCCCGCAATGATTATAACCTCTCACCCAGCAGGTATGTGGTGACCAACGACAAAGAAGAGGTCCTGCCCTTGGAGGAGGCAGTGGTGCTGTTGCGGGAGGCTGAGGAGGAGCGTGCCCAAGCTGATGCGCAGCTTAAGGAAGTGTTGCGGGTGTTGGGTTTAGGAGGACTCAATGCCAAAGATTCATGA